The segment TGTCAATTTACCGGTGGTACTGCATCGGAGGGCAGGCCGCATGCTGGCAGCAGGGCGTTTATTTCCGAGTGCAGTTCCCGGCAGTCCTGCAGCTGCCCGAACAGTGTCGCGGTTGACTCCCATTCCGTCAGCCCGAGGATCGTGCCCAGCACAAACCCCCGGTGTACATTATCGCCACCGAGGTTGGCATTGTTCAGCAGTGCCGCCCTGCTGTCGCCCAGGTAGCGATAAGCCAGATACAGCACGGAAGGCCAGGAGCCGGAGATATAACAGGCAGAGGAGAAAAGCCCGCCGACGATTTCGAAATCGCTGCGATTCCTGTCCAGCAGCCTGGGCAGGTCCAGCCGCGCGCTGTCGCGAGCGCAGGCGGCGATAATCCCCCTGGCCTGGTCCCGGGTTTCGCATGCCAGCAGGTCGCAAAGAAGCGCCACATAGCTGCCGCAGACCTCACCGAGGGCCTGGTCCGGGTGAGTCAGCATCAGGTGCCGGTGAGCGATTTCCTGGATGTCGGCAACCCCGGTGCCGGACAGACGCTCCGCAAACACCAGCGGCGCGATGGTCACCAGGCCACCGATAGAGGCCGTATCGTGGGTTACCGCGCCACACTGGTCCGCTGGCCTGCCGGCCTCCAGGTTGGCGAAGAAGCCGCGATGATAGGACTCTGCATAGGTGTCGGGGTGTCTTGGTGGATCGGCGGTCATATAGTCGATGTAGGCCTGCAGGAACGGAGCAGGGTCATAATAGTGCCCCTTACAGCCTGCCAGGGAGCGCATAAGCACTCTGGCGCAGTGGGCATTGAGGGTGTTCTGACCCGCCTGCATGCCGTGATGGTAGTGCAGGCGGGAATCGCCCCAGTATTTCCGGCGCCCTTTGAGGATGACCTCGCCGACAATGTCACGGCTGGTCTGCCGGCCGGAGCGACGTCCACCCTGTG is part of the Gammaproteobacteria bacterium genome and harbors:
- a CDS encoding ADP-ribosylglycohydrolase family protein, which produces MSHLEPLRQRAACALKTAFVGDALAMPVHWYYNPADIFRQFPGGIQGFEAAPANHPSSIMSLHSTAQGGRRSGRQTSRDIVGEVILKGRRKYWGDSRLHYHHGMQAGQNTLNAHCARVLMRSLAGCKGHYYDPAPFLQAYIDYMTADPPRHPDTYAESYHRGFFANLEAGRPADQCGAVTHDTASIGGLVTIAPLVFAERLSGTGVADIQEIAHRHLMLTHPDQALGEVCGSYVALLCDLLACETRDQARGIIAACARDSARLDLPRLLDRNRSDFEIVGGLFSSACYISGSWPSVLYLAYRYLGDSRAALLNNANLGGDNVHRGFVLGTILGLTEWESTATLFGQLQDCRELHSEINALLPACGLPSDAVPPVN